The Cellulomonas oligotrophica sequence GCGACGAGCGCCCGGGCGTGCGACGCGCAGACCGGGCAGCCGGCGGAACGGTGGAAGTACACGACCGCGCCCTGCCCGCCGCGCAGCGCGTGCAGGGTGCCCGTGCCGCCGTCGGGCGCCTGGAGGGCGAGGTCGGGCATCGGTGCGTCGGTGAGGGTCTGGTCCACGGAGCTCTCCTGACGTCGGCGGGTCTACAGTGGGCAACCCGATTGCTCATATCGTCAACCACATTGCCTAGATCGTCAACCGCATTGCTCATCGGCGTCGAGAGCGCCCGGACCACGGAGGTACCCGATGGACGTCGGCCAGGCCCTGCGCGCGCTCGCCGAGGCGTCCGCCGACGACGTGGGGCGCCTGCTGCTGCACGCGTCCCGCGCCGTGACCGGCGCCGTCCTCGTCGAGCTGCACGCGCGCGGGTACGACGACGTGCGCCCGTCCCACGCCGCGGTGGTCGCCCAGCTCGACGAGGACGGCACCCACATGGCCGAGCTCGCCCGCCGCACCGGCACCACCCGGCAGGCCGTCGCCGCGAGCGTGCGCGACCTCGTCGCGGGCGGGTACGTCACCACCGCCGCCGACCCCGCCGACGCGCGCGCGAGCATCGTCCGGCTCACACCCCGCGGCGCCGACCTGTGCCACGCCGCAGCCGGCGTGCTGCACCAGGGCACCGCCACCTGGGGGCAGGCGCTCGACGACGACGGCCTCGCCCACCTGCGCAGCCAGCTCGCCCGCCTCGCCGCCGCCGCGGACACCCCAACGGTCAGGGGATCGTGAGGGTCTCCGTCGTCGTCTCCCGGAGCCCGGCGAGCGACTCCCAAGCACCGTTGAAGAGGAACCCGCAGCCGTCGGTCGGCCACTGCACGCGCACCGCGCGACCGTCGGCGTCGACGAGGTAGAGCTGCGGCTGGTACTCGAACATCGCCACGCACGCCTGGCCGGGCCACGCCCTCTCGCCCGGCCGACGGAGCTGGTCGAGCAACGGCCCCAGGTCGCCGTCGAGGCGCACGACGTCGATCGTCACGCCCGGCTCGGGATCCGTCGTGCCCCCGCCGTCCGGCGTCGCCGTGCCCGCCTCCCCCGGTGCGGTCGGGGCCGGAGCGGGGGCCGGCTGCTCGACGACCGCAGCGGACGGGCGGCACTCGACCGCCGCCACCGGCTCGAAGTCGTCCGGGACGGCACCGGCCTGCGGCCCCGGCGGCAGGCCACCGTCGCCCGGGCCCATGCCGTAGCCGTCGAGCGTCGCCCGCACGGCGCAGTCGGCGGCGTCCACGACATCAGCGGCCGGTGCGGCGCCCGGCCCCAGCGCCCCCGCGCAGCCGGAGAGCACGAGCACGGTCGGCACCAGCAGGGCGGGGGCAGCGGCGCGGGCCGGTCGTGGCGACGTCCTCATGCCCTCATCGTGTCGCGGGCCGCGCTGTCCTTGCGCCCGGCCGGGACGGCGACGGCCCCGGTCCCCTCGCGGGGGCCGGGGCCGTCGGTGGTGCGGTGCGTCAGGCGGGCGACAGGCCCGTGCCGCCATCGCCGCGGTGCGCGGCGGGCGGGGCCGGCGGGACGTCCGCGCCCGAGCCGGGCGTGCCCGACGAGGCGCCGACACCGACCGGCTCCTTGGGCGTCACGGCACGCTCGACACCGCGGAACGTGAACTCCCCGAGGATGCCCTCGCCCTCGGCGTCCACGACGACGAGCTGGCCGCCGCGCAGGTCGCCGAACAGGATCTTCTCGGACAGCGCGTCCTCGATCTCCCGCTGGATCGCACGGCGCAGCGGCCGGGCGCCCAGGACCGGGTCGTAGCCCTTCTCCGACAGCAGCTTCTTGGCCGCCGGGGTGAGCTCGATCGCCATGTCCTTGTCGCGCAGACGCTTGTCGAGCTTGGCGATCATCAGGTCGACGATCGCGAAGATCTCCGGCTGCGACAGCTGCGGGAAGACGACCGTGTCGTCGACGCGGTTGAGGAACTCGGGACGGAAGTGCGTCTTGAGCTCGTCGTTGACCTTGGCCTTCATGCGCTCGTACGACGTCGACAGGTCGCCGCCGGCCTGGAAGCCGGTCTGGACGCCCTTGGCGATGTCCCGGGTGCCGAGGTTCGTGGTCATGATGATCACGGTGTTCTTGAAGTCGACCACGCGGCCCTGCGAGTCGGTCAGGCGACCGTCCTCGAGGATCTGCAGCAGCGAGTTGAAGATGTCCGGGTGGGCCTTCTCGACCTCGTCGAACAGGACCACCGAGAACGGCCGACGACGCACCTTCTCGGTGAGCTGGCCGCCCTCGTCGTACCCGACGTAGCCGGGGGGCGAGCCGAACAGCCGCGAGACGGTGTGCTTCTCCGAGAACTCCGACATGTCGAGCTGGATCAGCGCGTCCTCGTCCCCGAAGAGGAACTCGGCGAGGGCCTTGGCCAGCTCGGTCTTCCCGACGCCGGTGGGGCCGGCGAAGATGAACGAGCCGCCGGGGCGCTTGGGGTCCTTGAGGCCCGCACGCGTGCGACGGATCGCCTGCGAGAGCGCCTTGATGGCCTGCTCCTGGCCGACGACGCGCTTGTGCAGCTCGTCCTCCATGCGCAGCAGCCGGCTCGACTCCTCCTCGGTGAGCTTGAACACCGGGATGCCCGTGGCGTTGGCCAGCACCTCGGCGATGAGCTCCTCGTCGACCTCGGCGACGGCGTCCAGGTCGCCGTTCTTCCAGGCCTTCTCCTTCTCGGCGCGCTTGAGGCCGAGCTGCTTCTCCTGGTCGCGCAGGCGCGCGGCCTTCTCGAAGTCCTGCTCGTCGATCGCCGACTCCTTGTCGCGGCGCGTGTTGGCGATCTCCTCGTCCAGCTCGCGCAGCTCCGGCGGGGCCGTCATGCGGCGGATGCGCAGGCGCGCGCCCGCCTCGTCGACCAGGTCGATCGCCTTGTCCGGCAGGTACCGGTCGTTGACGTACCGGTCGGCCAGCGTCGCGGCGGCCACCAGGGCGGCGTCCGTGATCGAGACGCGGTGGTGCGCCTCGTAGCGGTCGCGCAGGCCCTTGAGGATCTCGATCGCGTGCTGCAGGTTCGGCTCGGAGACCTGGATCGGCTGGAAGCGACGCTCCAGGGCCGGGTCCTTCTCGACGTACTTGCGGTACTCGTCGAGCGTGGTCGCGCCGATGGTCTGCAGCTCGCCGCGGGCCAGCATCGGCTTGAGGATGCTGGCCGCGTCGATCGCGCCCTCGGCGGCACCGGCCCCGACGAGGGTGTGGATCTCGTCGATGAACAGGATGATGTCGCCGCGCGTGCGGATCTCCTTGAGCACCTTCTTCAGGCGCTCCTCGAAGTCGCCGCGGTACCGGGAGCCGGCGACCAGGGCGCCGAGGTCCAGCGTGTACAGCTGCTTGTCCTTGAGCGTCTCCGGCACGTCGCCGCGCACGATGTCCTGCGCGAGACCCTCGACGACGGCCGTCTTGCCGACGCCCGGCTCGCCGATCAGCACCGGGTTGTTCTTGGTGCGGCGCGAGAGCACCTGCATGACCCGCTCGATCTCCTTGGCCCGGCCGATGACCGGGTCGAGCTTGCCGTCGCGGGCCGCCTGCGTGAGGTTGCGGCCGAACTGGTCGAGCACGGCCGACCCCGACGGCTGCCCCTCGGCGGGGCCGCCCGACGCCACGGGCTCCTTGCCCTGGTAGCCGGAGACGAGCTGGATGACCTGCTGGCGGACCCGATTGAGGTCCGCGCCGAGCTTGTTGAGGACCTGGGCGGCGACGCCCTCGCCCTCACGGATCAGGCCGAGCAGGATGTGCTCGGTGCCGATGTAGTTGTGGCCGAGCTGCAGCGCCTCGCGCAGCGACAGCTCGAGGACCTTCTTGGCCCGCGGCGTGAACGGGATGTGCCCCGACGGGGCCTGCTGACCCTCGCCGATGATCTCCTGGACCTGGGCGCGCACCGCCTCCAGCGAGATGCCGAGCGACTCCAGGGCCTTGGCGGCGACACCCTCGCCCTCGTGGATGAGCCCGAGCAGGATGTGCTCCGTGCCGATGTAGTTGTGGTTGAGCATCCGCGCCTCTTCCTGGGCGAGGACGACCACGCGGCGGGCTCGGTCCGTGAATCTCTCGAACATGTGCACTCCTCACGAGCGACGAGCCCCGGTTCGCACCGCACGTCAGGAGGTCGCTGCGGTGCCGACAGGGCGGCGTGGCTTCGATGCTAACGGCGGGCCACCCCCGCACAGGCGCGTGTTCGCCGCAGGCGGAGCGACCTGCGGTCCTCCCCCACGCGTCGGGCGCGTCGGCGCCCCTCCGTCACCGGGCGGGCGGGCGAGACGGCCGGCCGGGCGGCCGCGGCCGTCGCGTCAGACGGGGACGGGCAGCCGGCTGCGGCGCGCCGCGGGCACCACGATCAGCGCGACGACCGCGAGCGCGCCCAGCACCCACGCGGTCGGCCCACCCGGGTCGCCCCGGTCCACGGCCAGGCCCAGCAGCGCCGCAGCGAGGCCCGCCGCGAGCGCCGTCGCGACGGCCTCGACCAGCACGGCCGCGGTCGCGGCGGCTCGCACGTCGACGCCGTCGACCTCGGGCGGCACGTCCACCACGCGGTTGAGGGTGTCGAGGTAGACCGCGCCGATGCCGACACCCGCGAGCGTCCACCCGACCAGCACCACGACCCACGACGTCGCCAGCAGCGCCGCGGCCGCGCACGTCGCCAGCCCCAGGGCCAGCGCCAGCGCGCCCCATGTGCACCGGCGCACGAACGGCCCGTCGTCGGCCGCCGGGAACCGGCTGACCAGCAGCCCCAGCACCGCCCAGCCGAGCCCCGCCGCCCCGAGCACGACCGCGACCGCGCCGGACCCGGCGCCGAGCACGTCGTGCACCACGATCGCCATCGTGTTCGAGGCCCCGAAGTACGCGAACGTCAGCAGGCCCAGCAGCCCGAGCGCCGCGGGGCGGCCGCGTGCCAGGCGCAGGGTACCGGCGGGCAGCAGCGTGCGCACCGTCACGAGCACGACGGCGGTGCCGACCAGCCCCATGACCGCCACGACCACGGGCCCGGACGTCACCAGGCCGAGCGCGGAGACCACGGCGACACCGACGGCTAGCGCGACCGCCGCCACGACCGGCGGCCGCTCGGCACCCGTCGGCTCC is a genomic window containing:
- a CDS encoding MarR family winged helix-turn-helix transcriptional regulator; the protein is MDVGQALRALAEASADDVGRLLLHASRAVTGAVLVELHARGYDDVRPSHAAVVAQLDEDGTHMAELARRTGTTRQAVAASVRDLVAGGYVTTAADPADARASIVRLTPRGADLCHAAAGVLHQGTATWGQALDDDGLAHLRSQLARLAAAADTPTVRGS
- a CDS encoding MFS transporter, whose product is MTATRDSAPGDVPPTDASSAAAASGTVPASRAPEGDESGATALRSRHGLLASALLLVELVAGMQTYLLSSVMPLVAGDLDAQRYYGVLTAAPLVATFLTMPLGPWLLSRVQVSRLLLWLTAVSIGGGLLSALAPDAVVFVLGRVVSGAAAGALASVSLSAVVTVLPPRLRRLVLAGYNAMWVLTSIAGPAYAAWVASALSWRWALVLYLPLLVVARVVVARALRGEMEPTGAERPPVVAAVALAVGVAVVSALGLVTSGPVVVAVMGLVGTAVVLVTVRTLLPAGTLRLARGRPAALGLLGLLTFAYFGASNTMAIVVHDVLGAGSGAVAVVLGAAGLGWAVLGLLVSRFPAADDGPFVRRCTWGALALALGLATCAAAALLATSWVVVLVGWTLAGVGIGAVYLDTLNRVVDVPPEVDGVDVRAAATAAVLVEAVATALAAGLAAALLGLAVDRGDPGGPTAWVLGALAVVALIVVPAARRSRLPVPV
- a CDS encoding ATP-dependent Clp protease ATP-binding subunit, translated to MFERFTDRARRVVVLAQEEARMLNHNYIGTEHILLGLIHEGEGVAAKALESLGISLEAVRAQVQEIIGEGQQAPSGHIPFTPRAKKVLELSLREALQLGHNYIGTEHILLGLIREGEGVAAQVLNKLGADLNRVRQQVIQLVSGYQGKEPVASGGPAEGQPSGSAVLDQFGRNLTQAARDGKLDPVIGRAKEIERVMQVLSRRTKNNPVLIGEPGVGKTAVVEGLAQDIVRGDVPETLKDKQLYTLDLGALVAGSRYRGDFEERLKKVLKEIRTRGDIILFIDEIHTLVGAGAAEGAIDAASILKPMLARGELQTIGATTLDEYRKYVEKDPALERRFQPIQVSEPNLQHAIEILKGLRDRYEAHHRVSITDAALVAAATLADRYVNDRYLPDKAIDLVDEAGARLRIRRMTAPPELRELDEEIANTRRDKESAIDEQDFEKAARLRDQEKQLGLKRAEKEKAWKNGDLDAVAEVDEELIAEVLANATGIPVFKLTEEESSRLLRMEDELHKRVVGQEQAIKALSQAIRRTRAGLKDPKRPGGSFIFAGPTGVGKTELAKALAEFLFGDEDALIQLDMSEFSEKHTVSRLFGSPPGYVGYDEGGQLTEKVRRRPFSVVLFDEVEKAHPDIFNSLLQILEDGRLTDSQGRVVDFKNTVIIMTTNLGTRDIAKGVQTGFQAGGDLSTSYERMKAKVNDELKTHFRPEFLNRVDDTVVFPQLSQPEIFAIVDLMIAKLDKRLRDKDMAIELTPAAKKLLSEKGYDPVLGARPLRRAIQREIEDALSEKILFGDLRGGQLVVVDAEGEGILGEFTFRGVERAVTPKEPVGVGASSGTPGSGADVPPAPPAAHRGDGGTGLSPA